A single genomic interval of Orcinus orca chromosome 19, mOrcOrc1.1, whole genome shotgun sequence harbors:
- the LOC125962099 gene encoding collagen alpha-1(I) chain gives MSGAAGPGVLPGLRRGELAAETPGRCVGPSRFGRGVRRPWEKRRGAGTSRGRGGRRRARSSVRETRCVSAERLQDCRRPWGRRPAAGTAQAAGANKAAGTPGTAVSMEVARDLGTVWVNGAVGEPQVVGPVGSVWVTGTGGEEETAYRSPRGCERKGRPGSTGHESILELWLKVQAMRAASGCGEGSRVELHPVSAGEGPVERGVPGRASWVETSCGGLTGPWVKGQARPVPRAAGVAIAPDLGAGCERASDWCGQGQAVRMPPVAVPGALEASSGIAPHPRGRRQAVAVPGPVEGIGYGVAPGSWGKGSTGGVPGATVGWPEAVEVPRAVEGEPGGRAAPGLRGREQAAQAPVCGDTPGLGGRGRTAGVPRAAREETPSVGAPAAWRRRQAVEETDAGRLPGLWGTGQPIGVPCATGAGTRCRGEPGFGETGQAVWVETGSGGDFGSREAAQPAEVSGPDEQEAGPGGSPGLWDIGQAMGVPRALGPETGCGSVWGLWGTEQPVRVSQAPMIAGAVGEWTIGGGVPGLWARQQALGAPPADAVMGAVGEETCGGNVLSLWERRRALGGQEAPVPAALGGPGSVDQEAGCGDASCLCMRRQAAGLSEAVGLPETAGVSKHRSAPAGASAAVCTSGSGSVPARVPAAVWVSGSVCQEGGSRDDLNLWGEVRTTRIPLASGVPMAPQELWSVGEDTGCEASPGSWGRRQSARVPVAAEVPMASRVPGPLGLETGPGGFSRLPGRGQTAGVLLTAGVSTAAGAPGPLVGDASSGSGSGVWRRRQATEVPTAARALGPGNGETDSEGVAGLWRRRADGAVPGAVRVPLSLGVLAAVGVPTAGRQPAAVWVTGSAGEDPSTAVSSFTAGKRPSTEGPGAPGWETGGRSVLGLPGGVSYTCGRGTRLWSCPRSAGEEPDSENVPGVSRTGTAWGVNEAEEVPPVSREETGIGHLRDHAQQGGRRQAAGGSRIRGRGNNLGENCEGEDRLRGAFQKYI, from the coding sequence ATGAGTGGGGCGGCTGGCCCAGGGGTCTTACCGGGGCTGCGCAGGGGCGAGCTAGCGGCGGAGACGCCGGGCCGCTGCGTGGGGCCCAGCAGGTTCGGGCGCGGAGTCCGGCGGCCGTGGGAGAAGAGACGGGGTGCAGGGACGTCCCGAGGCCGTGGAGGGAGGCGCCGGGCGAGGTCCTCGGTGCGGGAGACGCGCTGTGTGAGTGCGGAAAGGCTGCAGGACTGTCGGCGGCCATGGGGGAGGAGACCTGCAGCGGGGACAGCCCAGGCCGCCGGGGCGAACAAGGCTGCGGGGACACCTGGCACGGCAGTCTCGATGGAGGTAGCAAGGGACCTTGGGACTGTGTGGGTGAACGGGGCAGTGGGGGAACCCCAGGTGGTGGGGCCTGTCGGCTCTGTGTGGGTGACTGGCACTGGGGGGGAGGAGGAGACGGCTTATAGGAGCCCCCGAGGCTGTGAGAGAAAAGGTCGTCCGGGATCTACGGGGCATGAGAGCATTCTGGAACTGTGGTTGAAGGTGCAGGCTATGAGGGCAGCTTCAGGATGTGGGGAAGGAAGCAGAGTCGAGCTCCATCCCGTGTCTGCAGGAGAAGGGCCGGTTGAAAGGGGGGTTCCTGGCCGGGCTTCGTGGGTAGAGACCAGCTGTGGTGGTCTCACCGGACCATGGGTgaaaggccaggccaggccagtccCCCGGGCCGCAGGAGTAGCCATAGCTCCGGACCTAGGGGCAGGCTGTGAGAGGGCCTCAGATTGGTGTGGGCAAGGCCAGGCTGTGAGGATGCCACCTGTGGCTGTGCCTGGGGCTCTGGAGGCAAGTTCTGGAATTGCCCCACACCCGCGGGGGAGAAGACAAGCCGTGGCGGTGCCTGGGCCCGTGGAGGGGATAGGCTATGGGGTTGCCCCGGGCTCTTGGGGAAAAGGGTCGACTGGGGGGGTTCCCGGGGCCACTGTGGGGTGGCCTGAGGCTGTGGAGGTACCCAGAGCTGTGGAGGGAGAGCCAGGCGGCAGGGCTGCTCCAGGTCTGCGGGGGAGGGAGCAGGCAGCGCAGGCGCCTGTGTGTGGGGATACCCCAGGCTTAGGGGGAAGGGGGCGGACAGCAGGGGTGCCCAGAGCTGCGCGGGAGGAAACTCCCTCTGTGGGTGCCCCAGCCGCGTGGCGGAGGAGACAAGCCGTGGAGGAGACAGACGCCGGGCGTCTCCCTGGCCTGTGGGGCACGGGACAGCCCATAGGGGTGCCTTGTGCGACTGGAGCAGGAACGAGATGTCGGGGTGAGCCAGGATTCGGGGAGACGGGGCAGGCTGTGTGGGTGGAGACAGGCTCTGGGGGCGACTTCGGGTCCCGGGAAGCTGCACAGCCTGCAGAGGTGTCTGGTCCTGATGAGCAGGAGGCAGGTCCTGGGGGCTCTCCAGGCCTGTGGGACATAGGACAGGCTATGGGAGTACCTAGGGCTCTGGGGCCAGAGACAGGCTGTGGGAGTGTCTGGGGTCTGTGGGGAACGGAACAGCCTGTGAGGGTGTCCCAGGCTCCGATGATAGCGGGAGCCGTGGGAGAATGGACCATCGGCGGTGGTGTCCCAGGCCTGTGGGCTAGGCAGCAGGCTCTGGGGGCGCCCCCGGCTGATGCAGTGATGGGGGCTGTCGGGGAGGAGACCTGCGGTGGGAATGTCTTGAGTTTGTGGGAAAGGAGGCGGGCTCTGGGGGGGCAAGAGGCTCCGGTGCCTGCAGCTTTAGGGGGACCCGGGTCTGTGGATCAGGAGGCTGGCTGTGGGGATGCCTCATGTCTCTGCATGAGAAGACAGGCCGCGGGGCTGTCTGAGGCAGTGGGGTTGCCAGAGACAGCAGGTGTGTCCAAGCACAGGAGTGCCCCAGCAGGGGCGTCCGCAGCTGTGTGTACGTCTGGGTCTGGAAGCGTACCTGCCAGAGTGCCTGCCGCTGTGTGGGTGTCTGGCTCTGTGTGTCAGGAAGGCGGCTCCAGGGATGACTTGAACCTGTGGGGAGAGGTTCGCACTACCAGGATACCCTTGGCTTCAGGGGTACCTATGGCTCCCCAGGAGCTGTGGTCTGTGGGAGAGGATACTGGTTGTGAGGCTTCCCCAGGATCATGGGGAAGGAGACAGAGTGCTAGGGTTCCTGTGGCTGCTGAGGTGCCCATGGCTTCTCGGGTACCTGGTCCCCTGGGGTTGGAGACTGGCCCTGGGGGTTTCTCACGCTTGCCAGGGAGGGGACAGACTGCGGGAGTACTTCTGACCGCAGGGGTGTCCACAGCTGCTGGGGCCCCTGGACCGCTGGTGGGTGATGCCAGCTCTGGGAGTGGCTCAGGGGTATGGAGAAGGAGACAGGCGACTGAGGTGCCCACTGCTGCCAGGGCTTTAGGACCTGGGAACGGGGAGACTGACTCTGAAGGCGTTGCAGGCCTGTGGAGAAGGAGAGCCGATGGAGCTGTCCCTGGGGCTGTGAGGGTACCTCTGTCTTTGGGGGTGCTTGCAGCTGTAGGAGTTCCCACGGCGGGGCGTCAGCCTGCCGCAGTGTGGGTGACTGGGTCTGCAGGAGAAGATCCCAGTACGGCTGTCTCCAGCTTCACGGCGGGGAAGAGGCCGTCCACAGAGGGCCCCGGGGCTCCAGGGTGGGAGACAGGAGGTAGAAGTGTCCTGGGGCTGCCGGGGGGCGTGTCTTACACCTGTGGGCGTGGGACCAGGTTATGGAGCTGCCCAAGATCTGCGGGGGAAGAACCGGACTCTGAGAACGTGCCAGGGGTGTCCAGGACAGGCACGGCTTGGGGGGTGAATGAAGCCGAGGAAGTGCCCCCGGTTTCAAGGGAGGAGACAGGCATTGGCCACTTGAGAGATCATGCACAGCAGGGTGGGAGGAGACAGGCTGCAGGAGGGTCTAGAATCAGAGGGAGGGGGAACAATTTGGGAGAAAATTGTGAGGGGGAGGACAGATTGAGGGGTGCATTCCAGAAGTATATATAG